A DNA window from Bradyrhizobium sp. CCBAU 53421 contains the following coding sequences:
- a CDS encoding MASE1 domain-containing protein, whose protein sequence is MERATFAKAGIFAFGDARSVATYAVEFLIVAAIYAGLAETARFLPAINPTATPLWPPTGVALALVLLRGYRIWPAILAGALAPYLMADRSLLEIGAAGIGSVLAACAGTWLIGRWSNGRETFATPSGVAKFAITSLAPTTMISSAIALAGFTLANESSFSDSVVAGLTWWLADTAGALVIAPVIVLWATMPLRIASKWTLLESIAVAALAAIVGLAAYSPLIGSDLVSNSLDVLLPHRSLLGFLVLLPLIWAGLRGDRCTVATAALIFIGTAVWGVSVGNDPFPKIDPNGALLSLFVLSILVSAPPLALAAATATRQAREAHLLSVQGQLNGQLERKALALDNIRRHFQTLIEGVVDYAIFALDREGHVTSWNSTAQKIIGYSSEEIIGKHFGIFYRPDERRAGSPTHALESAIESGKYEVEGWRIRKNGTPFFITGSVSSSHDDAGNLIGFISILRDATERRDAEEKLVQAREQLAMSQKMEAIGKLTGGIAHDFNNLLMIIGGSAQIFQRLLDPKLPKAIEAIQTAAKRGESLTRQLLTFSRHQHLSPTVVDLNASIKNMRTMIESSLRGNIVYNENVGDDVSPVKVDLAELELAIVNIAVNARDAMTSGGTFTLSVHAVTAGQEAGGDRRGKAFFAIALGDTGTGIPPNLLSKMFDPFFTTKEVGKGTGLGLSQVYGFAHQAGGTVTADSKVGQGTTITIYLPSCADEQITSKELAAARARPRQPPRQTVLVVDDSPEVADVTSSLFEHLGYETIYRDSAEAALKLLDTGTRIDLVFSDIVMPGTIDGVGLAREVRSRYPGLPIALTTGYSDAAKAAPPSLKILRKPFDTEALRDFIQDLAPPRSTRSSGIPLASGAADAARRN, encoded by the coding sequence ATGGAAAGGGCAACGTTCGCCAAGGCCGGGATTTTCGCTTTTGGCGACGCGCGGAGCGTTGCGACCTACGCGGTCGAATTCCTGATAGTTGCCGCAATTTATGCTGGTCTTGCCGAAACCGCGCGATTCCTTCCCGCAATAAATCCAACCGCGACACCGCTATGGCCACCAACCGGGGTTGCGCTCGCGCTGGTGCTGCTGCGCGGCTACCGGATCTGGCCCGCGATCCTGGCGGGGGCACTCGCTCCTTACCTCATGGCCGACCGATCGCTCCTCGAGATCGGCGCCGCCGGGATCGGCAGCGTCCTTGCCGCATGTGCCGGGACATGGCTGATCGGCCGCTGGTCGAACGGCCGGGAGACCTTTGCCACACCATCCGGTGTCGCAAAGTTTGCAATCACTTCCCTTGCGCCGACCACGATGATCAGTTCGGCCATCGCCTTGGCCGGCTTCACGCTCGCCAACGAATCGAGCTTTTCCGATTCCGTCGTCGCCGGGTTGACCTGGTGGCTTGCGGACACCGCCGGGGCCCTGGTGATTGCTCCGGTCATCGTGCTCTGGGCGACGATGCCCTTACGCATTGCTTCCAAATGGACTCTGTTGGAGTCGATCGCGGTCGCTGCTCTCGCCGCCATCGTCGGGCTCGCTGCTTACAGCCCGCTGATCGGTAGCGATCTCGTCAGCAACAGCCTCGACGTGTTGCTGCCACATCGGAGCCTTCTGGGCTTTCTGGTTCTACTGCCCTTGATCTGGGCCGGTCTGCGCGGCGATCGATGCACCGTGGCGACGGCCGCGTTGATTTTCATCGGAACTGCCGTGTGGGGGGTCTCGGTCGGGAATGATCCATTTCCGAAAATCGATCCGAACGGAGCCCTGTTATCCCTGTTCGTGCTTTCGATCCTCGTATCGGCGCCTCCTCTTGCCCTGGCCGCGGCAACCGCGACGCGCCAGGCCAGAGAAGCCCATTTGCTTTCTGTCCAGGGCCAGCTGAACGGTCAACTTGAACGCAAAGCGTTGGCGCTCGACAACATTAGACGGCACTTCCAGACCCTCATCGAAGGCGTTGTGGACTACGCAATTTTTGCGCTTGATCGAGAAGGACACGTGACGAGCTGGAATAGCACCGCTCAAAAGATCATCGGCTACAGTTCGGAAGAAATCATAGGCAAGCACTTCGGGATATTCTATCGGCCGGATGAGCGCCGCGCGGGTTCACCGACACACGCGCTGGAATCGGCAATCGAAAGCGGCAAGTATGAGGTAGAGGGTTGGCGTATCAGGAAGAATGGTACGCCATTTTTCATCACGGGCTCAGTCTCTTCGAGCCACGATGACGCAGGAAATCTGATCGGCTTTATCAGTATCCTGCGCGATGCGACGGAGCGCCGTGACGCGGAGGAGAAGCTGGTCCAGGCGCGCGAACAACTCGCGATGTCTCAGAAGATGGAGGCAATCGGCAAGCTGACGGGCGGGATTGCGCACGACTTCAACAACCTATTGATGATCATCGGAGGCAGTGCCCAGATATTTCAACGCCTGCTTGATCCAAAACTGCCAAAGGCCATCGAAGCCATACAAACCGCGGCCAAACGCGGCGAAAGTCTCACGCGCCAATTGTTGACGTTCTCTCGTCACCAGCATCTCAGCCCGACGGTCGTTGATCTGAACGCGTCGATCAAGAACATGCGGACCATGATTGAGAGCTCGCTGCGCGGGAACATCGTGTACAACGAAAACGTTGGCGACGATGTTTCGCCGGTCAAGGTTGACCTCGCGGAGCTGGAGCTTGCGATCGTCAACATCGCCGTCAATGCGCGAGATGCGATGACGAGCGGCGGCACATTCACGTTATCCGTCCACGCGGTGACGGCAGGGCAGGAAGCCGGCGGCGATCGCCGCGGGAAGGCCTTCTTTGCGATAGCTCTTGGCGATACGGGCACCGGTATTCCGCCAAATCTTCTGTCCAAGATGTTCGATCCGTTTTTCACGACCAAGGAGGTCGGAAAGGGGACCGGGCTCGGTTTGTCCCAGGTCTATGGTTTTGCGCACCAGGCGGGCGGAACGGTGACGGCAGACAGCAAGGTTGGACAAGGAACAACGATTACAATCTATCTGCCGTCTTGTGCGGACGAGCAGATCACCAGCAAGGAGCTCGCCGCTGCGCGGGCAAGGCCAAGGCAGCCGCCGCGGCAGACGGTTCTCGTTGTCGATGACAGCCCCGAGGTGGCGGATGTGACATCCTCGCTGTTCGAGCATCTGGGTTATGAAACCATCTATCGAGATTCGGCCGAAGCTGCGTTGAAACTGCTCGATACCGGTACAAGGATCGATCTCGTCTTCAGCGATATCGTCATGCCGGGGACCATCGACGGCGTCGGGCTCGCGAGAGAAGTTCGGTCGCGCTACCCCGGTTTGCCGATAGCCCTTACGACCGGATACAGCGACGCCGCAAAAGCAGCTCCGCCAAGTCTAAAAATACTCCGCAAGCCGTTCGATACCGAGGCACTCAGAGACTTTATCCAGGATCTTGCGCCGCCGAGATCGACGCGCTCATCCGGCATACCTTTGGCGTCAGGCGCGGCCGACGCCGCGCGCAGAAATTGA
- a CDS encoding helix-turn-helix transcriptional regulator, which translates to MPVPIVVNLDVMLAKRKRRLGDLADAIGISIQNLSILKTGKAKAMRFSTLSAICRELDCRPGDILEYVPGDEGEAEGGEGS; encoded by the coding sequence ATGCCCGTGCCCATCGTGGTGAACCTCGATGTCATGCTCGCAAAGCGCAAGCGCCGCCTCGGAGACCTCGCGGACGCGATCGGCATCTCGATCCAGAACCTTTCGATCCTGAAGACCGGCAAGGCCAAGGCGATGCGCTTCTCGACGCTGTCGGCGATCTGCCGCGAGCTGGACTGCCGGCCGGGCGATATTCTGGAATATGTGCCGGGTGATGAGGGTGAGGCCGAAGGCGGCGAGGGGAGTTGA
- a CDS encoding DUF2975 domain-containing protein, producing MRKSVREQRQLWFRRLDRAFWVIWAALPVVLWLAYHRTMTAPTTIAESLSGEQAKCASIVANPLTMSSLGRLLFWSLFALGVSFYAVLIGMLHRMVNRFANGRIFVSETLQGVWWMGIFLVVWPFVDTLTTNAVIYVLYRIGDIKFLLLNYNLDVGTIAGGVFLMALKFVLEHAILLQSENDLTI from the coding sequence ATGAGGAAATCGGTTCGCGAGCAGCGCCAGCTTTGGTTTCGCCGGCTCGATCGGGCGTTCTGGGTGATCTGGGCCGCGCTGCCGGTGGTGCTGTGGCTGGCCTATCACCGCACCATGACCGCCCCGACCACGATTGCGGAAAGCCTGAGCGGCGAGCAGGCGAAGTGCGCCAGCATCGTCGCCAACCCGCTCACCATGTCGTCCCTGGGCCGGCTGCTGTTCTGGTCGCTGTTTGCGCTTGGGGTATCGTTTTACGCCGTGCTGATCGGCATGCTTCATCGCATGGTGAACCGATTCGCGAACGGCCGGATCTTCGTGTCCGAGACGCTGCAGGGCGTCTGGTGGATGGGGATCTTTCTGGTGGTCTGGCCGTTCGTCGATACGCTCACCACCAACGCGGTGATCTACGTCCTGTACCGGATCGGCGACATCAAGTTCCTGCTGCTGAACTACAACCTCGATGTCGGCACCATCGCAGGCGGCGTGTTCCTGATGGCGCTGAAATTCGTGCTCGAGCACGCCATTCTGTTGCAGTCCGAAAACGATCTGACGATCTGA
- a CDS encoding DUF2147 domain-containing protein, protein MMTLPPDNDGLAKALNKALKQLIHAHLTRRLIVAAFHIPLLGSAADAAKATDKASDPAGVWLTQSGDARIKVHRCGSALCGRVVWLKEPTDKTTRKPQLDDKNADPAQRTRPVMGISLFINMQPAGPNKWAGRIYNADDGKTYESSVTLVSSRTLNVRGCMGTLCAGEDWTR, encoded by the coding sequence ATGATGACGTTACCCCCAGATAATGACGGCCTCGCCAAGGCGCTGAACAAGGCCCTGAAACAGCTGATCCACGCTCACCTTACGCGCCGCCTGATCGTTGCGGCATTCCACATTCCGCTGCTCGGCAGCGCCGCCGATGCCGCCAAGGCCACTGACAAGGCGAGCGATCCGGCCGGCGTCTGGCTGACCCAGTCCGGGGACGCCAGGATCAAGGTCCACCGCTGCGGCAGCGCGCTGTGCGGCCGCGTGGTCTGGCTGAAGGAGCCGACCGACAAGACGACCCGCAAGCCGCAGCTCGACGACAAGAATGCCGATCCGGCGCAGCGCACCCGGCCGGTGATGGGCATCTCGCTCTTCATCAACATGCAGCCCGCAGGCCCGAACAAATGGGCCGGCCGGATCTACAACGCCGATGACGGCAAGACCTATGAGAGCTCGGTGACGCTGGTGTCGTCACGGACGCTGAACGTTCGCGGCTGCATGGGAACGCTATGCGCGGGCGAAGACTGGACGCGGTGA
- the oxlT gene encoding oxalate/formate MFS antiporter, which translates to MSDMVQATAAPAAARVSDTYRWTQLAIGVAAMVMIANYQYGWTFFVPDIQKKFGWDRASIQWAFTLFVLFETWLVPVEGWFVDKYGPRLVVLIGGILCAIGWAINAQATSLNGYYLGMIIAGIGAGGVYGTCVGNALKWFPDKRGLAAGITAAGFGAGSALTVAPIQAMIKESGFQTTFLYFGLGQGIIIVLLAFFLLAPKAGQVPAVVQNANIIQTRRNYQPTEVLRQPIFWLMYFMFVIVGAGGLMVTANLKPIAVDWKVDSVPVTLMAVTMTAVTFAATIDRVLNGLTRPFFGWISDMIGRENTMFIAFGMEGFGIWMLYLWGHDPVWFVLLSGFVFFAWGEIYSLFPSTCTDTFGAKFATTNAGLLYTAKGTAALLVPIANYMQQSSGNWDNVFIIAAGANILASLLAIAVLKPWRKIVVEKSTAMA; encoded by the coding sequence ATGTCGGACATGGTTCAGGCAACTGCGGCCCCCGCGGCCGCGCGTGTCAGCGATACCTATCGCTGGACGCAACTTGCGATCGGCGTCGCCGCGATGGTGATGATCGCAAACTATCAATACGGGTGGACGTTCTTCGTCCCCGACATCCAGAAGAAGTTTGGATGGGATCGCGCATCGATCCAGTGGGCCTTCACACTCTTTGTGCTGTTCGAGACCTGGCTGGTGCCGGTCGAGGGCTGGTTCGTCGATAAATACGGTCCGCGCCTCGTCGTGCTGATCGGCGGAATCCTCTGCGCGATCGGGTGGGCGATCAACGCGCAGGCGACCTCGCTGAACGGCTACTATCTCGGCATGATCATCGCAGGCATCGGCGCCGGCGGCGTCTACGGCACCTGCGTCGGCAACGCGCTGAAATGGTTTCCCGACAAGCGCGGACTTGCGGCGGGCATCACCGCAGCCGGCTTCGGCGCGGGCTCCGCACTGACGGTGGCGCCGATCCAGGCGATGATCAAGGAGTCCGGCTTCCAGACCACCTTCCTCTATTTCGGTCTCGGCCAGGGCATCATCATCGTGCTGCTCGCCTTCTTCCTGCTCGCGCCGAAGGCCGGTCAGGTGCCGGCCGTCGTGCAGAATGCCAACATCATCCAGACCCGGCGCAATTATCAGCCGACCGAAGTGCTGCGGCAGCCGATCTTCTGGCTGATGTACTTCATGTTCGTGATCGTCGGCGCCGGCGGCCTGATGGTGACGGCGAACCTGAAGCCGATCGCGGTCGACTGGAAAGTCGACAGCGTGCCGGTCACGCTGATGGCGGTGACGATGACGGCCGTGACCTTCGCGGCCACCATCGACCGCGTCCTCAACGGTCTGACGCGTCCGTTCTTCGGCTGGATCTCCGACATGATCGGCCGCGAGAACACGATGTTCATCGCCTTCGGCATGGAAGGCTTCGGCATCTGGATGCTCTACCTCTGGGGCCACGACCCGGTCTGGTTCGTGCTGCTCTCGGGCTTTGTGTTCTTCGCCTGGGGCGAGATCTACTCGCTGTTCCCTTCGACCTGCACCGACACGTTCGGCGCCAAGTTTGCGACGACCAATGCCGGCCTGCTCTACACCGCGAAGGGCACCGCGGCGCTGCTGGTGCCGATCGCCAACTACATGCAGCAGTCGTCGGGCAATTGGGACAACGTGTTCATCATCGCGGCCGGCGCCAACATCCTGGCCTCGCTGCTTGCGATCGCCGTGCTCAAGCCTTGGCGGAAAATCGTGGTCGAGAAATCGACGGCGATGGCTTAG
- the oxlT gene encoding oxalate/formate MFS antiporter yields the protein MVSSNAAVTQAQPSSSGFRWLQLVMGIVCMAMIANLQYGWTLFVDPIDGAHHWGRAAIQFAFTIFVVTETWLVPVEAWFVDKYGPRIVIMFGGVMIALAWVLNSYADSLTVLYAAAVVGGIGAGSVYGTCVGNALKWFPDRRGLAAGATAAGFGAGAALTVVPIANMIASSGYQTAFFDFGIGQGLIVFLLAFFIQKPAVSIPPKKKQLNLPQTKIDFTPPQVLRSPIFWVMYLVFVMVASGGLMAAAQIAPIAHDYKIANTPVSLAGFQMAALTFAISLDRIFDGFGRPFFGWVSDNIGREHTMFIAFGTGALMLLTLSTWGHNPLVFVLATAVYFGVFGEIYSLFPATCGDTFGAKFATTNNGMLYTAKGTAALLVPAASIVAASYGWQAVFVIAVALNATAALMALFVIKPMRRAFINGNEAAAAAETATNAKTA from the coding sequence ATGGTTTCCAGCAATGCTGCCGTAACACAAGCACAACCTTCGTCCAGTGGCTTCCGCTGGCTGCAGCTCGTCATGGGCATCGTCTGCATGGCGATGATCGCGAACCTGCAATATGGCTGGACGCTGTTCGTCGATCCGATCGACGGCGCGCACCACTGGGGCCGCGCGGCGATCCAGTTCGCGTTTACGATCTTCGTGGTGACCGAGACCTGGCTGGTGCCGGTCGAGGCCTGGTTCGTCGACAAATACGGTCCGCGGATCGTTATCATGTTCGGCGGCGTCATGATCGCGCTCGCCTGGGTGCTGAACTCCTACGCCGACTCGCTCACCGTGCTCTATGCCGCGGCTGTCGTCGGCGGCATCGGCGCCGGCTCGGTGTACGGCACCTGCGTCGGCAATGCGCTGAAGTGGTTTCCTGATCGCCGCGGCCTCGCCGCCGGCGCAACCGCGGCCGGCTTCGGCGCGGGCGCTGCGCTGACCGTGGTGCCGATCGCCAACATGATCGCCTCGAGCGGCTACCAGACCGCGTTCTTCGATTTCGGCATCGGGCAAGGCCTGATCGTGTTCCTGCTCGCCTTCTTCATCCAGAAGCCCGCGGTCTCGATCCCGCCGAAGAAGAAGCAGCTCAATTTGCCGCAGACCAAGATCGACTTCACGCCGCCGCAGGTGCTGCGCAGCCCGATCTTCTGGGTGATGTATCTGGTGTTCGTGATGGTTGCCTCCGGCGGCCTGATGGCGGCGGCGCAGATCGCGCCGATCGCGCACGACTACAAGATCGCCAACACGCCGGTCTCGCTCGCCGGCTTCCAGATGGCCGCGCTGACCTTTGCGATCTCGCTCGACCGCATCTTCGACGGCTTCGGACGGCCGTTCTTCGGCTGGGTCTCCGACAATATCGGCCGCGAGCACACCATGTTCATCGCGTTCGGCACCGGCGCGCTGATGCTGCTGACGCTGTCGACCTGGGGCCACAACCCGCTGGTCTTCGTACTGGCGACCGCGGTCTATTTCGGCGTCTTCGGCGAGATCTACTCGCTGTTCCCGGCGACCTGCGGCGACACGTTCGGCGCGAAGTTCGCGACCACCAACAACGGCATGCTCTACACCGCCAAGGGCACCGCCGCGCTGCTGGTGCCGGCCGCCAGCATCGTTGCCGCCAGCTATGGCTGGCAGGCGGTGTTCGTGATCGCGGTTGCGCTGAACGCCACCGCGGCGCTGATGGCACTGTTCGTGATCAAGCCGATGCGCCGCGCCTTCATCAACGGCAACGAGGCGGCCGCGGCCGCCGAAACCGCGACGAACGCCAAAACCGCCTGA
- a CDS encoding CBS domain-containing protein, protein MQVGDILRKKTPRVATVRMNETVAIAAQLMRASNISALVVKDVVRTEGNTAVGMFTERDVVRAIAEHGAAGASMKVSQLVSVQQLVSCTSSDTLEHIRHLMTKHHIRHVPVIDNYSLIGVVSMRDIAAAFDEETAAAKKDAVPA, encoded by the coding sequence ATGCAAGTCGGAGATATCCTGCGCAAGAAGACCCCTCGCGTCGCCACGGTTCGCATGAACGAGACGGTGGCGATCGCCGCGCAATTGATGCGCGCCAGCAATATCAGCGCGCTCGTGGTCAAGGATGTCGTTCGCACCGAAGGCAACACCGCTGTCGGCATGTTCACCGAGCGCGACGTGGTGCGCGCGATCGCCGAGCATGGCGCGGCCGGCGCCAGCATGAAGGTGTCGCAGCTGGTCTCGGTGCAGCAGCTGGTGTCATGCACCTCGAGCGACACGCTCGAGCACATCCGTCATCTCATGACCAAGCACCACATTCGCCACGTGCCCGTGATCGACAATTACAGCCTGATCGGTGTCGTCAGCATGCGCGACATCGCGGCCGCGTTCGACGAGGAAACCGCCGCGGCGAAGAAGGACGCTGTGCCGGCGTAA
- a CDS encoding nitronate monooxygenase family protein: MIKTRFTEMFGVDHPIVQGGMQWVGRAELVAAVANAGALGMITALTQPTPDDLRKEIARCRELTDKPFGVNLTILPAIKPPPYAEYRQAIIESGIKIVETAGNKPQEHVDEFKKHGVKVLHKCTSVRHALSAERMGADAISIDGFECAGHPGEDDTPGLILIPAAADKVKIPMIASGGFGDARGLVAALALGAEGINMGTRFMCTKESPIHQLVKERIVANDERETELIFRTMRNTSRVARNAISTKVVQMEKEGAKFEDVRELVAGARGKMVYATGDADEGIWSAGQVQGLIHDIPSCAELISRIVHEAEAIIRERLETMMSGAKRQAAE; this comes from the coding sequence ATGATCAAGACACGCTTCACCGAGATGTTCGGCGTCGACCACCCGATCGTGCAGGGCGGCATGCAATGGGTCGGGCGCGCGGAGCTGGTTGCCGCCGTCGCCAATGCCGGCGCACTCGGCATGATCACCGCGCTGACGCAGCCGACGCCGGACGATCTGCGCAAGGAAATCGCGCGCTGCCGCGAGCTGACCGACAAGCCGTTCGGCGTGAACCTGACCATCCTGCCCGCGATCAAGCCGCCGCCTTACGCCGAGTATCGCCAGGCCATCATCGAGAGCGGCATCAAGATCGTCGAGACCGCCGGCAACAAGCCGCAGGAACATGTCGACGAGTTCAAGAAGCACGGCGTCAAGGTGCTCCACAAATGCACCAGCGTCCGCCACGCGCTGTCCGCCGAGCGGATGGGCGCCGACGCGATTTCGATCGACGGCTTTGAATGCGCCGGCCATCCCGGCGAGGACGACACCCCCGGCCTGATCTTGATTCCGGCCGCCGCCGACAAGGTGAAGATCCCGATGATCGCCTCGGGCGGCTTCGGCGATGCCCGCGGCCTCGTCGCAGCGCTCGCGCTCGGCGCCGAAGGCATCAACATGGGCACCCGCTTCATGTGCACCAAGGAGAGCCCGATCCATCAGCTGGTGAAGGAACGCATCGTCGCCAATGACGAGCGCGAGACCGAGCTGATCTTCCGCACCATGCGCAACACCTCGCGCGTCGCCAGGAATGCGATCTCGACCAAGGTCGTGCAGATGGAGAAGGAAGGCGCCAAGTTCGAGGACGTCCGCGAGCTGGTCGCCGGCGCCCGCGGCAAGATGGTCTACGCGACAGGCGATGCCGACGAAGGCATCTGGTCGGCGGGCCAGGTGCAGGGCCTGATCCACGACATCCCGTCCTGCGCCGAACTGATCTCGCGCATCGTCCACGAGGCGGAAGCGATCATCCGCGAGCGGCTGGAGACGATGATGTCCGGCGCCAAGCGCCAGGCCGCGGAGTAG
- a CDS encoding zinc-binding dehydrogenase produces MKAYVYGANGPEITDVAKPTPKGTQVLVKVHACGLNRADLGMTKGHAHGAAGGVGTVLGMEWAGEVAELGPDAKGVKVGDKIMGSGGAAFAEYTLADHGRLFRSPSNMNFDEAATLPVALATMHNAVVTNGALQAGQTVLIQGASSGVGLMAMQIAKLKGAKLVVGSSTDPMRRGRLTEFGADLAVDSKDPGWVDQVLQATGGEGVDLIVDQVSGPVANQNLKATKVKGRIVNVGRLGGTHGDFNFDLHAARRIQYIGVTFRTRSIEEIREIFDEVRKDIWPAVEARKLQLPIDQVYKFADIGKAFERMEANKHLGKIVVTL; encoded by the coding sequence ATGAAAGCTTATGTGTACGGAGCCAACGGCCCTGAAATCACCGACGTTGCGAAGCCCACCCCGAAGGGCACCCAGGTGCTGGTCAAGGTGCATGCCTGTGGGCTGAACCGCGCCGATCTCGGCATGACCAAGGGCCACGCCCACGGCGCGGCCGGCGGCGTCGGCACCGTGCTTGGCATGGAATGGGCCGGCGAAGTCGCCGAGCTCGGCCCCGACGCCAAAGGTGTCAAGGTCGGCGACAAGATCATGGGCTCCGGCGGCGCGGCGTTCGCCGAATACACGCTCGCCGATCACGGTCGGCTGTTCCGCAGCCCGTCGAACATGAATTTCGACGAGGCCGCCACCCTGCCCGTCGCGCTCGCCACCATGCACAATGCCGTCGTCACCAACGGCGCGTTGCAGGCGGGCCAGACCGTGCTGATCCAGGGCGCGAGCTCCGGCGTCGGCCTGATGGCGATGCAGATTGCAAAACTGAAGGGCGCGAAGCTCGTGGTGGGGTCCTCGACCGATCCGATGCGCCGCGGCCGCTTGACGGAATTCGGCGCCGATCTCGCGGTGGATTCCAAGGATCCCGGCTGGGTCGATCAGGTGCTGCAGGCGACGGGTGGCGAAGGCGTCGATCTGATCGTCGATCAGGTCTCCGGCCCGGTCGCCAACCAGAACCTCAAGGCGACCAAGGTCAAGGGCCGCATCGTCAATGTCGGCCGGCTCGGCGGCACCCATGGCGACTTCAACTTCGACCTGCACGCCGCGCGCCGCATCCAGTATATCGGCGTCACCTTCCGCACCCGCTCGATCGAGGAGATCAGAGAAATATTCGACGAGGTGCGCAAGGACATCTGGCCCGCGGTCGAGGCGCGCAAGCTGCAGCTGCCGATCGACCAGGTCTACAAATTCGCCGACATCGGCAAGGCGTTCGAACGCATGGAAGCCAACAAGCACCTCGGCAAGATCGTGGTGACGCTGTAA
- a CDS encoding phosphoribosylanthranilate isomerase: MLTQIYEVVTPSEAEAISAIGVDHVGVLVGDGAFPRELPVHKAAAVMKAIRAPSVLSALFLSADVVLIERMVRELDPPIVHLGASNELITPDHVMALRKSLPTTKFMRSIPVTGPAAVDLARTYDGIVEWLLLDSHRIGDIQIGAQGVTHDWSISRTIVESVRTPVILAGGLGPDNVKEAIRSVQPAGVDSKTKTDREGTHSKDLAKVRAFYRAAQSG, translated from the coding sequence ATGCTGACGCAAATCTATGAAGTTGTGACACCGTCCGAAGCCGAGGCGATTTCCGCAATCGGTGTGGATCATGTCGGTGTGCTTGTCGGCGATGGCGCCTTCCCCCGCGAACTTCCGGTTCACAAAGCAGCGGCTGTCATGAAAGCGATCCGGGCGCCGTCCGTGCTTTCGGCGCTGTTCCTCTCGGCGGATGTCGTTCTCATCGAACGGATGGTCAGGGAGCTTGATCCGCCCATCGTGCATCTTGGCGCGTCAAACGAATTGATCACGCCTGATCATGTCATGGCGCTACGAAAGTCGCTGCCAACAACCAAATTCATGCGCAGCATACCTGTAACCGGACCGGCGGCGGTGGACTTGGCTCGCACATATGATGGAATTGTCGAGTGGCTGCTGCTCGATAGTCATCGCATTGGTGACATCCAGATCGGTGCGCAGGGCGTGACGCATGACTGGAGCATCAGTCGAACGATTGTCGAGTCTGTCCGTACTCCGGTCATACTCGCTGGTGGCCTCGGACCAGACAACGTCAAAGAAGCCATCCGGTCGGTCCAGCCTGCGGGCGTTGACTCAAAAACGAAGACCGACCGCGAGGGGACCCACTCAAAGGACTTGGCGAAGGTCCGAGCTTTCTATCGCGCGGCGCAGAGCGGTTAG